The following are encoded in a window of Clostridia bacterium genomic DNA:
- a CDS encoding RHS repeat-associated core domain-containing protein: MDLNVGIEYDSKMWKIDEYYDETGFYSNYTWKYEDVWPQVALGWRLTVPFIVAHSTVSGDSNEFCFGSTIITLGNGAKYAFNNRVGCPNSIEGYSQLVTVVDADEMISARLDGTNPSDIKLFLKDGTTVHFPSYYSLANRIVDRNGNQITINTDPQSPNRVSSIIDSVGREATFNYTQVGNATELTSISYSDSAAHRRLVQFSYTALPVTPKFNFPEEVPWCGYNPVDGYPKCENEAYVTQYNGAPTSRLLASVTLTGDATGDKAQTFSFQYDDGNTNPAVPNFVELTRITYPTVGFTTYGFQEYTHLWGTHAERLNNHTTVASFREVVARNRCTVESDCSLTGYSPSIGQVWPSNSGMTVRFHVDANTSFDSVYTFDPGTAPGEQRESYSPRELSRTTYHSGGTGPYTKTETTYTTKLAGCPERWSFPETITTTLRGTSGDFVSKTTTTFDDITSRFIPYDPLNPMPAAVDRNCYIDNPLSTTEYLFNSTTPFRQTVRTWHKETNYLNAHLLGLKASERISDGAGNKVAETFYVHDSVQPSQNVPSDARTFDATVVPLGNLNEVRRWLNTTNSNVPTFTTYDRPGNILTVKDPLNHTTTYTYGDGLYCGSAGGYAFKTSATAKNFTSYFEYNGCTGALKRTWGPNQNDEQSFEYDLFGRLKSANLPANGHVETDYDDTNRIVTTAVRRTDSGSLKYTREFYDPLGRSYQTELCEDGTAGCSEAIRTVTTLDGLNRTKTVTNPYRGTTSSPVTTNSYDGENHLIRIDFTDGSVSSTSYDGNRQEIVDEAGKRRTLYSDAAGRLSQVDEIGTVVVPGTPGHGTVTISGEELFNCDDGPCIYDSGMVSVTVNGFSRSFAYSRYNTGIVNGLVAAFNSAPSSPVTAVASGWTITFTSKASGASTNYSISASSFSNYDNLFSPPSFTASTTAFTGGTDGSGSENTFVTLYEYDALNNLKRVEQRGNNQAQARIRTFVYDSLSQLLSATSPEYGPSNSASGTITYEYYSDGTLKSKTDARNVTVSYCYDELHRPLGKKYSNSVDCTSPSTWDIEYRYDVADSSLPDPHPVFTRTFMRDASGTTAWSHDAAGRVKIEKRTINGVTRQITYSYNPDGSVSAIDYGTAPANVLTLGYDLAGRPNLLQRNGVDIARVQSNSDYAPHGEITNLKLGTNLLVQKAFNSRLQPAVISSTRISPPATVMSLSYDHHDGSNNGNIYQVRNDLDSNRTQNYAYDGFNRLVSYWTAGSSAGNNYSVDAWGNLYQKTPYFGKTNYWPLSETPNVKNRFGAHTYDNAGNMTDGQYSYDAESQLASAGSLAFTYDGDGKRVKKSNGTLYWTGIGSDPLFETSLDGVTVKDTYLYFAGKRVAKVENGNTYFYLTDHLGTTRKVAQADGTICLDEDFYPYGEQQQTYTATCSEKYLFTGKERDSETGLDYFGARYYGSNMGRWMSPDWAGAPEPVPYADFGDPQTLNLYGYVRNNPLSHADADGHCCEAEWSFFKQELAGVWDTTGGAAVGAVSQLASGQAADNVRDTYFSGNVGGNLAAAGSEFVSQSVNMVESAAAGDPRAIGQIAGIVISGKAASELKGAGSTETVQRAMSEGELQATRDTGLIRGGRGGTNYVSDSISKDANRAQQRLALPQKPQVRATMEVQKGKFGAPSRVKPANNMPGGGMERTAKGKIPVKIKRVDEMK, encoded by the coding sequence ATGGACCTGAACGTCGGCATCGAGTATGACAGCAAGATGTGGAAGATTGACGAATACTATGACGAAACCGGCTTCTATTCGAACTACACCTGGAAGTACGAGGACGTATGGCCGCAAGTTGCCCTAGGCTGGCGCCTGACGGTGCCTTTTATCGTGGCCCACAGTACAGTCAGCGGTGACTCCAATGAGTTCTGCTTTGGATCAACCATCATAACCTTGGGAAATGGGGCTAAATACGCCTTCAACAACCGAGTAGGCTGTCCAAACTCAATCGAGGGCTACTCACAGTTGGTCACAGTCGTAGACGCTGACGAGATGATTTCTGCACGGCTCGACGGCACGAACCCTAGCGACATTAAGTTATTCCTGAAAGACGGGACAACGGTACATTTTCCAAGCTACTACTCTCTCGCAAATCGAATCGTTGATCGGAACGGGAACCAAATCACGATTAACACGGACCCACAGAGCCCGAACCGTGTCTCTTCGATAATCGATTCTGTCGGACGAGAGGCAACATTCAACTACACTCAAGTGGGCAACGCGACAGAGCTGACATCCATCAGCTATTCAGATTCCGCGGCACACCGTCGCCTAGTGCAGTTCTCGTACACGGCACTGCCGGTCACGCCGAAATTCAACTTCCCGGAAGAGGTACCTTGGTGCGGGTACAATCCGGTTGACGGCTATCCCAAGTGCGAGAACGAGGCGTACGTAACTCAGTACAACGGTGCTCCAACTTCACGTTTGCTGGCCTCAGTAACACTTACAGGCGACGCGACTGGCGACAAAGCGCAGACCTTCAGTTTCCAATACGACGACGGAAATACAAACCCAGCAGTGCCAAACTTTGTTGAGCTCACGCGGATAACCTACCCTACGGTCGGATTCACTACTTACGGGTTCCAGGAGTACACGCACCTTTGGGGCACCCATGCTGAACGCCTAAATAATCACACAACAGTCGCGAGTTTTAGGGAAGTCGTCGCAAGAAATCGCTGCACGGTAGAAAGCGATTGCTCACTGACTGGGTACAGTCCTTCGATTGGGCAGGTTTGGCCTAGCAACTCCGGCATGACCGTTCGATTCCATGTAGACGCGAATACCAGTTTTGATTCGGTGTACACGTTTGATCCTGGCACGGCTCCTGGAGAGCAGCGGGAGTCGTATTCCCCACGCGAGCTCAGCCGGACGACGTATCATAGTGGAGGCACCGGACCATACACAAAAACAGAAACGACTTACACGACCAAATTAGCCGGATGCCCGGAAAGGTGGTCGTTCCCGGAAACTATTACAACAACTCTTCGCGGTACATCGGGAGATTTCGTTAGCAAGACCACAACGACTTTCGACGACATCACCAGCAGGTTCATTCCGTACGACCCGCTGAACCCGATGCCGGCTGCTGTTGATCGCAACTGCTATATCGACAATCCGCTCAGCACGACTGAATACCTTTTCAACAGCACCACACCGTTCAGACAAACTGTGCGTACGTGGCACAAGGAAACAAACTACCTCAACGCACACCTACTGGGGCTGAAAGCTTCTGAGCGGATCAGCGACGGGGCCGGAAACAAGGTCGCCGAGACCTTTTACGTTCATGACTCAGTTCAACCATCGCAGAATGTCCCCAGTGACGCCAGAACGTTCGACGCAACCGTCGTTCCGCTAGGCAATCTGAATGAAGTTCGGCGCTGGCTGAACACGACCAACAGCAACGTGCCGACGTTCACGACCTACGACCGGCCGGGCAATATTCTCACCGTCAAAGACCCGCTGAACCACACGACTACTTACACCTACGGCGATGGTCTTTATTGCGGAAGCGCCGGTGGTTATGCTTTTAAAACGAGCGCAACAGCAAAGAACTTCACTTCGTATTTCGAATACAACGGCTGTACGGGCGCTCTCAAGCGCACTTGGGGGCCGAACCAGAACGATGAACAGTCCTTCGAGTACGATCTGTTCGGGCGGCTCAAAAGCGCCAACCTACCAGCAAATGGACACGTCGAGACCGACTACGATGACACGAACCGGATCGTCACGACAGCGGTCCGACGCACGGATTCCGGGAGCTTGAAATACACACGCGAGTTCTATGACCCCTTAGGGCGCTCCTATCAGACCGAGCTTTGCGAAGATGGCACAGCCGGCTGCTCGGAGGCGATCAGGACAGTCACGACGCTCGATGGCTTGAACCGCACGAAAACGGTAACCAATCCCTATCGTGGGACGACTTCAAGTCCGGTTACTACGAACTCCTACGACGGGGAAAACCATTTGATCCGCATCGATTTCACCGACGGAAGTGTGTCTTCGACCAGTTACGACGGCAATCGACAAGAGATCGTGGACGAAGCTGGCAAGCGCCGGACGCTGTATTCCGACGCGGCCGGAAGATTGAGTCAAGTCGATGAAATTGGAACCGTCGTTGTTCCAGGCACTCCTGGACATGGCACAGTTACGATTTCAGGGGAAGAGCTATTCAACTGCGATGATGGACCATGCATTTACGACTCAGGCATGGTGTCAGTAACTGTGAATGGGTTCAGCAGGTCGTTCGCATACAGCCGGTATAACACGGGCATTGTAAACGGGCTTGTAGCCGCGTTTAACAGCGCCCCGAGCTCCCCGGTAACGGCGGTGGCAAGCGGTTGGACCATAACGTTCACCTCGAAGGCCAGCGGAGCGAGCACGAATTACTCGATTTCCGCTTCGTCGTTTTCTAACTACGACAATCTGTTTTCACCACCATCCTTTACTGCCAGCACCACTGCATTTACTGGTGGAACCGATGGTTCGGGTTCTGAGAACACCTTTGTCACGCTTTATGAATATGACGCTCTCAACAATCTGAAGCGAGTCGAACAGCGTGGGAACAACCAAGCGCAAGCACGCATCCGCACGTTCGTTTATGACTCGCTCTCGCAGCTTCTGTCGGCTACCAGTCCCGAGTATGGTCCATCGAATAGCGCGTCGGGCACGATCACATATGAGTATTATTCCGACGGGACGCTGAAATCAAAGACTGACGCGCGCAATGTAACCGTCTCGTACTGCTACGACGAACTGCATCGCCCGTTAGGAAAGAAATACAGCAACTCCGTGGATTGCACCTCACCGTCTACCTGGGATATCGAGTACCGATACGATGTGGCTGACTCCAGCCTGCCGGATCCGCATCCGGTTTTCACCCGTACTTTTATGCGGGACGCATCCGGAACGACAGCCTGGTCGCACGATGCAGCGGGACGCGTGAAGATCGAGAAGCGCACTATCAACGGCGTGACGAGGCAGATAACCTATTCCTATAATCCAGACGGCTCGGTGAGCGCGATCGATTACGGAACCGCTCCAGCAAATGTGTTGACTCTCGGATACGATCTGGCTGGAAGACCGAATCTGCTGCAACGGAATGGTGTCGATATAGCACGCGTGCAGAGCAATTCCGACTACGCCCCGCATGGAGAGATAACGAACCTCAAACTCGGGACGAACTTGCTGGTCCAGAAAGCGTTCAACTCGCGACTCCAGCCGGCGGTTATCTCCTCCACTCGCATTTCCCCTCCGGCCACCGTCATGAGCTTGTCGTACGATCACCATGATGGGAGCAACAACGGGAACATTTATCAGGTCCGCAACGATCTCGACTCCAACCGGACGCAGAACTACGCGTATGACGGATTCAACCGCTTGGTAAGTTACTGGACAGCAGGATCTTCTGCGGGGAACAATTATTCGGTCGACGCCTGGGGCAATCTTTACCAGAAGACTCCGTACTTTGGGAAGACGAACTACTGGCCCTTGTCAGAAACCCCCAACGTCAAGAATCGTTTCGGTGCGCACACGTACGACAATGCCGGGAACATGACGGACGGCCAGTACAGCTACGACGCGGAGAGCCAGTTGGCATCGGCAGGCTCGCTGGCGTTCACCTACGATGGCGACGGAAAGCGCGTGAAGAAGTCGAATGGCACGCTCTACTGGACCGGCATAGGCTCCGACCCGCTGTTTGAAACCAGTCTCGATGGAGTGACGGTCAAAGACACGTACCTGTATTTTGCGGGGAAACGTGTAGCTAAGGTTGAAAACGGCAATACTTACTTTTACCTGACCGATCATCTTGGAACGACACGGAAAGTCGCACAGGCGGACGGCACAATCTGCCTTGATGAAGACTTCTACCCCTACGGCGAGCAGCAGCAAACTTACACTGCGACCTGCTCTGAAAAGTACCTGTTCACCGGCAAAGAACGCGACTCCGAAACCGGCCTCGACTACTTCGGGGCCAGATACTACGGCTCCAACATGGGACGGTGGATGTCGCCGGACTGGGCGGGTGCTCCTGAGCCTGTACCGTACGCCGACTTCGGTGACCCACAGACCCTGAACCTCTACGGGTATGTTCGCAACAATCCACTGAGCCACGCCGACGCAGATGGCCACTGTTGCGAGGCGGAATGGAGTTTCTTCAAGCAGGAACTCGCAGGAGTCTGGGACACAACCGGTGGTGCCGCTGTCGGTGCAGTTAGCCAGTTGGCCAGCGGACAGGCTGCTGATAACGTTCGGGACACATACTTCAGCGGCAATGTGGGTGGAAACCTAGCCGCAGCGGGCAGTGAGTTCGTATCGCAGTCGGTAAATATGGTCGAGTCCGCTGCTGCGGGTGACCCACGCGCAATTGGACAAATAGCCGGAATAGTCATTTCCGGAAAAGCCGCCTCTGAGTTGAAAGGTGCTGGAAGCACCGAGACTGTGCAGAGAGCTATGTCGGAAGGCGAGCTGCAAGCGACGCGAGACACTGGCTTGATTCGTGGCGGACGTGGAGGGACAAATTACGTTAGTGACTCGATTAGTAAAGACGCGAATCGGGCACAACAACGACTTGCTTTGCCGCAGAAGCCTCAAGTGCGAGCCACTATGGAGGTGCAAAAGGGAAAGTTCGGCGCACCATCAAGAGTGAAGCCTGCTAACAACATGCCAGGTGGCGGGATGGAGCGCACCGCAAAGGGGAAAATTCCAGTGAAAATTAAAAGAGTGGATGAAATGAAATGA
- a CDS encoding RHS repeat-associated core domain-containing protein, with protein sequence MYDLPILHVSENCVSKVRKFTGKERDTETGLDYFGARYYASNMGRFSSPDEPFIDQDQSDPQSWNLYTYVRNNPLSNTNPTGNACVNGKDDDRGGETCAQVAAADAEYQKQHRASATVTANDGTQEGRIFELSYAISDLTRPHSLLDVIANAGPYAVGGYGLARSALAAPAITTLNVGRYVTGQVIERVIQTPQGPLVIKGTIEIVGDTIKLKNLSVVSPGGVEVLTNPGPGALKTVFDGLKSDFAQAGFSTAGYRFENYWCECSTAHQQNDKPQIAPSSQRSRIQLWFPVSNLGSRRSPFLKATLKNYS encoded by the coding sequence GTGTACGACCTCCCCATTCTGCATGTCTCGGAGAACTGCGTTTCGAAGGTGCGCAAGTTCACCGGCAAAGAACGCGATACAGAAACCGGACTCGACTACTTCGGGGCACGATACTACGCCAGCAATATGGGACGGTTTAGCTCTCCTGACGAACCGTTCATAGATCAAGACCAGAGCGATCCACAGAGCTGGAATCTGTACACATACGTTCGCAACAACCCTCTGAGCAACACGAACCCGACCGGCAATGCTTGTGTAAACGGAAAGGACGATGACCGAGGTGGAGAAACGTGCGCACAAGTAGCTGCTGCGGATGCGGAATATCAGAAACAACACAGAGCCAGCGCAACTGTAACGGCAAATGACGGCACACAAGAGGGCCGAATTTTTGAGCTTTCTTACGCCATAAGCGACCTCACTAGGCCGCATTCCTTGTTGGACGTTATCGCGAATGCCGGGCCGTATGCGGTAGGTGGTTACGGTCTCGCAAGATCGGCTCTTGCAGCCCCAGCAATTACGACCTTGAATGTTGGTCGCTACGTTACAGGCCAAGTGATTGAGAGAGTGATTCAGACGCCTCAAGGTCCCCTTGTGATTAAGGGAACTATTGAAATCGTTGGGGACACTATAAAACTGAAGAACCTGTCTGTCGTTTCGCCCGGAGGAGTGGAGGTGCTGACTAATCCCGGCCCAGGCGCTTTGAAGACTGTTTTCGACGGGTTGAAGAGTGACTTTGCCCAGGCTGGTTTTTCAACTGCAGGTTACAGGTTTGAGAATTACTGGTGCGAATGCTCCACGGCTCATCAACAAAACGATAAACCTCAAATAGCACCGTCATCACAGAGGAGCAGGATTCAATTATGGTTTCCGGTGAGCAATCTCGGGTCGCGCAGGTCACCTTTTCTGAAGGCGACTCTGAAGAACTACTCGTGA
- a CDS encoding RHS repeat-associated core domain-containing protein, whose protein sequence is MPQVREANLGFHGYDALAHQYDELCSMFISVVFAGCNSTGKERDSETGLDYFGARYYGSNTGRFMTPDPHSVQSVGLGTVCSRCNAS, encoded by the coding sequence GTGCCCCAGGTTCGCGAAGCTAACCTGGGGTTCCATGGCTACGATGCACTGGCGCATCAGTATGACGAGCTCTGCAGCATGTTCATCAGCGTAGTCTTTGCGGGTTGTAATTCTACCGGCAAAGAACGCGATTCCGAAACCGGCCTGGATTACTTCGGTGCGCGATACTACGGCTCAAACACGGGGCGGTTCATGACGCCGGACCCACACTCCGTCCAATCCGTCGGGCTGGGCACCGTTTGCTCCCGCTGCAATGCAAGCTAG
- a CDS encoding tyrosine-type recombinase/integrase, with translation MSLAGIRDTALLSVLYGIGLRRSELVALDFNDYDAAEGTLSVDGKGGKQRQGFVLQSVKLALDAWVDARGDWDGPLFLPFVRGGKPSHRRMTVDGLALIFRRRGEQAGVEHFSLHDLRRTFITDLLTAGADLSVVQKLAGHRNISTTLIYDRRGDEAKVKAAKLLCIP, from the coding sequence ATTAGTCTCGCCGGAATTCGAGATACTGCGTTGCTATCCGTACTGTATGGCATCGGCCTTCGTCGCTCGGAACTGGTCGCGTTGGATTTCAATGATTATGACGCTGCGGAAGGAACGCTCAGTGTGGATGGCAAAGGTGGAAAACAGAGGCAAGGGTTCGTACTCCAGAGCGTTAAGCTCGCCCTTGATGCGTGGGTGGACGCCCGTGGCGATTGGGATGGGCCGCTGTTCCTTCCGTTTGTTCGGGGTGGGAAGCCCAGCCATCGTCGGATGACCGTGGACGGCTTGGCACTCATCTTTCGTAGACGGGGCGAACAGGCGGGCGTGGAGCACTTTTCTCTACATGACCTCCGCCGAACGTTCATCACGGATTTGCTTACGGCGGGTGCCGACCTGTCCGTGGTTCAAAAGCTAGCTGGCCATCGCAATATCAGTACAACGCTAATTTATGACCGACGCGGCGATGAAGCCAAGGTGAAGGCGGCGAAATTGCTCTGTATTCCCTAG
- a CDS encoding site-specific integrase produces the protein MRERYQNVKVKEFGDKWRIDFWDYTTNPRTKRGKKWSKKYVPTKREAQKRADEFMEQVNERNNSPHLCSTDGDTFSSLVKLYRDKVSRHLKNSTRMNYEFFLETYLIPAFGSTRLTKIRRIAVQDFVNAQKKLAPKTVKNLHACFRAILNEGKRWGLLKDNPAVGVRLPRVLRRQRVLLTPLEIRNLIEALPWPTNALAILMVHCSLRFGEVDALRWKRVLADRIQIRERFYEGEFDDTKTEAGDRDVPLDSVIKETFQKAFQLSRHRKPDDLVFTASNGSPINRRNLLRRHLKPTLTKLGLPCTFHDLRHLHSSLSMRTGASPEVTRDNMGHSTVDVTQNIYTGTWWEQRAAAVKEIGKLIWGSADKPAAKD, from the coding sequence TTGAGGGAACGGTATCAGAACGTAAAGGTTAAGGAATTTGGGGACAAGTGGCGCATCGACTTTTGGGATTACACGACCAATCCCCGTACCAAGCGCGGGAAGAAGTGGTCAAAGAAATACGTGCCCACCAAGCGGGAGGCACAAAAGCGTGCCGATGAATTCATGGAACAGGTGAACGAGCGCAACAATTCACCGCACCTTTGTTCTACCGATGGGGACACGTTCTCATCGCTCGTGAAGTTGTACAGGGACAAGGTATCCCGCCACCTCAAGAACTCGACCCGGATGAACTACGAGTTCTTTCTGGAAACGTACCTCATACCCGCTTTCGGCAGCACACGGCTAACGAAGATTCGCCGTATTGCCGTTCAAGATTTCGTCAACGCTCAAAAGAAGTTAGCGCCGAAGACGGTTAAGAACCTCCACGCTTGCTTCCGCGCCATTCTCAACGAAGGCAAACGGTGGGGACTGCTCAAGGACAATCCCGCTGTCGGTGTTCGTTTGCCGCGTGTGCTGCGTAGGCAGCGCGTGCTGCTTACCCCTCTTGAAATTCGCAATCTTATCGAAGCGCTTCCTTGGCCAACGAACGCATTGGCCATCCTGATGGTGCATTGCTCACTTCGGTTCGGAGAGGTGGATGCACTCCGTTGGAAACGAGTGCTGGCCGACAGAATTCAAATCCGTGAACGGTTCTATGAAGGTGAATTTGACGATACAAAAACGGAAGCGGGTGACCGTGATGTGCCGCTCGATTCTGTTATTAAAGAAACGTTTCAGAAGGCATTTCAGTTATCGCGGCATCGCAAGCCCGACGACTTGGTGTTCACAGCCTCGAACGGCTCGCCAATCAATCGTCGGAACCTCCTTCGTCGGCATTTGAAGCCGACCCTGACGAAACTCGGATTGCCATGCACGTTCCATGACCTCAGGCATCTGCACAGCAGCCTCTCAATGAGAACAGGGGCCAGCCCAGAAGTTACACGGGACAACATGGGGCACAGCACGGTGGATGTCACGCAGAACATCTACACAGGGACGTGGTGGGAACAGAGGGCAGCGGCAGTGAAAGAAATCGGGAAATTGATTTGGGGTAGCGCCGATAAACCAGCCGCAAAGGATTGA
- a CDS encoding phage/plasmid primase, P4 family, with product MNQMTFLEAAKQFISLNIPVLPVCAIVDGKPLCGNPKCPGSKHPLSVLVPHGVKNATIDLAIIEQWNAKYPYANIGIATGKNSGVVVLDEDPKNGGDATLEKLIATHGPLPHTPTARTGSGGHHVYLKTPINGIKGGNNLFGGGIDFKSDGGYVVAPPSLHISGKEYEWLVKLGEAPLADVPDWLLAALENKTQAHTSTEGGTGAIPEGERNAKLTSLAGKLRRKGFTQDELEAALRAFNQKNCTPPLTDNEVVAIATSVVNYPVAQFARTAPCSDAGNAELFAYKYGAQVRFDHKKSQWLIWKQYWWEPDTQKQVMLLAKEVARERQDALDGHSGKEARRFAFGSEGKARLDAMLTLAKSEPPISDSGEGWDADPWLMGTPNGVLDLTTGTLRPGKPEDKITKSTDVEFDPNAPCQRWEQFLEEIFDGNRDLIDFIHCAVGYSLSGSTAEQVMFMCYGTGANGKGVFFHTLKDALGAYGFKAPSLLFDLDKRSSIPNDVAALDGKRFAIITEMDESAYLNESRIKELVHGDQMTARFLNKEFFTFSPVAKYWIAVNQKPRTKDDSFGFWRSILLVPFTKQFSGEKADKGLPEKLRAEAAGIFAWAVRGCLEYRKHGLNPPKLVADATAEYKQESDVLSGFLADVCIVQPNASIPAHLLYIAYDNWADAQKLSIKEKLTNKGFGMKMKLRFATKRNAKGTCYVGIGLVAENEADVVPTKSMVETNAADPMHDPAVLQAFSTTEQKSSMATEILACDSTA from the coding sequence ATGAATCAAATGACTTTTCTGGAAGCTGCAAAGCAATTCATTTCACTCAATATCCCTGTTTTACCTGTCTGCGCCATCGTTGATGGCAAACCGCTGTGCGGGAACCCGAAGTGCCCCGGCAGCAAACATCCACTTAGTGTCCTCGTACCACATGGTGTGAAGAACGCCACAATCGACTTGGCCATCATCGAACAGTGGAATGCCAAGTATCCATACGCCAACATTGGCATCGCCACGGGTAAGAACAGCGGGGTTGTCGTTCTGGATGAAGACCCAAAGAACGGCGGCGATGCAACTCTTGAGAAGCTTATTGCCACGCATGGCCCACTGCCTCACACTCCGACTGCTCGAACGGGCAGTGGCGGCCACCATGTCTACCTCAAGACCCCCATTAATGGCATTAAAGGCGGGAACAATCTCTTTGGTGGCGGTATAGATTTCAAGAGCGACGGCGGATACGTTGTCGCGCCGCCGAGCCTACACATCAGCGGGAAGGAATACGAATGGCTCGTCAAATTGGGCGAAGCCCCACTTGCTGACGTGCCCGATTGGCTGTTGGCTGCACTAGAGAACAAAACCCAAGCACATACCAGCACCGAAGGGGGCACAGGTGCCATTCCCGAAGGTGAACGTAATGCCAAGTTGACCAGCTTAGCTGGGAAGCTTCGCAGGAAAGGTTTCACCCAAGATGAGCTTGAGGCTGCGCTTCGGGCATTCAATCAAAAGAACTGCACCCCGCCACTAACTGACAATGAAGTTGTCGCGATTGCAACGAGCGTGGTGAACTATCCTGTCGCCCAATTCGCTCGCACGGCACCGTGCTCCGATGCCGGGAATGCCGAACTGTTCGCGTACAAATATGGCGCTCAAGTTCGCTTCGACCACAAGAAATCCCAGTGGCTCATCTGGAAGCAATATTGGTGGGAACCGGATACACAAAAGCAAGTGATGCTGTTGGCTAAAGAAGTTGCCCGTGAGCGCCAAGATGCACTCGACGGTCACTCTGGCAAGGAAGCAAGGCGATTCGCCTTCGGTTCCGAAGGCAAGGCTCGTCTGGATGCCATGCTCACGCTCGCTAAATCAGAACCACCCATCTCCGATTCCGGCGAGGGTTGGGATGCCGACCCGTGGTTGATGGGCACGCCCAACGGCGTGCTCGACCTCACGACTGGTACGCTCCGCCCCGGAAAGCCCGAAGACAAGATTACGAAGTCCACCGATGTGGAATTCGACCCGAACGCCCCATGCCAACGCTGGGAGCAGTTCTTGGAAGAAATCTTCGACGGCAACCGTGACTTGATTGACTTCATCCATTGCGCCGTTGGCTACTCGCTATCGGGTAGTACGGCAGAACAGGTGATGTTTATGTGCTACGGCACAGGCGCGAACGGCAAGGGCGTATTCTTCCACACGCTAAAGGATGCGTTGGGAGCTTATGGATTCAAAGCTCCTTCGCTGCTGTTCGACCTCGACAAGCGCTCTTCCATTCCGAACGATGTAGCAGCATTGGATGGCAAAAGGTTCGCCATCATCACTGAGATGGACGAGTCGGCATACCTGAACGAGAGCCGTATCAAGGAACTCGTTCACGGCGACCAGATGACCGCCCGATTCTTGAACAAGGAATTCTTCACGTTCAGCCCGGTTGCGAAGTACTGGATTGCGGTAAATCAGAAGCCACGAACCAAAGACGATTCCTTCGGTTTCTGGCGTAGCATTCTGCTCGTTCCGTTCACGAAGCAGTTCTCTGGCGAAAAGGCCGATAAGGGCTTGCCCGAAAAGCTGCGTGCCGAAGCCGCAGGAATTTTCGCCTGGGCGGTTCGGGGCTGCTTGGAATATCGTAAGCATGGCCTCAATCCCCCGAAGCTGGTTGCTGATGCCACAGCGGAATACAAGCAAGAATCCGATGTTCTGTCCGGGTTTCTTGCCGACGTGTGTATCGTGCAGCCCAATGCATCAATTCCAGCCCATCTGCTCTATATAGCGTATGACAACTGGGCTGATGCTCAGAAACTCTCAATAAAAGAGAAGCTTACGAATAAGGGTTTCGGGATGAAGATGAAGCTCCGCTTTGCGACGAAGCGCAATGCCAAAGGCACCTGCTACGTTGGGATTGGCCTTGTAGCGGAAAACGAAGCCGACGTGGTGCCGACCAAGAGCATGGTAGAAACCAATGCGGCAGACCCGATGCACGACCCAGCGGTACTGCAAGCGTTCTCAACAACGGAACAGAAATCCAGCATGGCAACTGAAATACTTGCTTGCGACTCCACGGCATAG